The Pan paniscus chromosome 15, NHGRI_mPanPan1-v2.0_pri, whole genome shotgun sequence genome includes a window with the following:
- the IPO4 gene encoding importin-4 isoform X4 — protein sequence MEPAGLERLLRELLLPDTERIRRATEQLQIVLRAPAALPALCDLLASAADPQIRQFAAVLTRRRLNTRWRRLAAEQRESLKSLILTALQRETEHCVSLSLAQLSATIFRKEGLEAWPQLLQLLQHSTHSPHSPEREMGLLLLSVVVTSRPEAFQPHHRELLRLLNETLGEVGSPGLLFYSLRTLTTMAPYLSTEDVPLARMLVPKLIMAVQTLIPIDEAKACEALEALDELLESEVPVITPYLSEVLTFCLEVARNVALGNAVRVRILCCLAFLVKVKSKALLKNHLLPPLLHTLFPIMAAEPPPGQLDPEDQDSEEEELEIELMGETPKHFAVQVVDMLALHLPPEKLCPQLMPMLEEALRSESPYQRKAGLLVLAVLSDGAGNHIRQRLLPPLLQIVCKGLEDPSQVVRNAALFALGQFSENLQPHISSYSREVVPLLLAYLKSVPLGHTHHLTKACYALENFVENLGPKVQPYLPELMECMLQLLRNPSSPRAKELAVSALGAIATAAQASLLPYFPAIMEHLREFLLTGREDLQPVQIQSLETLGVLARAVGEPMRPLAEECCQLGLGLCDQVDDPDLRRCTYSLFAALSGLMGEGLAPHLEQITTLMLLSLRSTEGIVPQYDGSSSFLLFDDESDGEEEEDSEISGYSVENAFFDEKEDTCAAVGEISVNTSVAFLPYMESVFEEVFKLLECPHLNVRKAAHEALGQFCCALHKACQSCPSEPNTAALQAALARVVPSYMQAVNRERERQVVMAVLEALTGVLRSCGTLTLKPPGRLAELCGVLKAVLQRKAEYDAMLLEHAGEAIPALAAAAGGDSFAPFFAGFLPLLVCKTKQGCTVAEKSFAVGTLAETIQGLGAASAQFVSRLLPVLLSTAREADPEVRSNAIFGMGVLAEHGGHPAQEHFPKLLGLLFPLLARERHDRVRDNICGALARLLMASPTRKPEPQVLAALLHALPLKEDLEEWVTIGRLFNFLYQSSPDQVIDVAPELLRICSLILADNKIPPDTKAALLLLLTFLAKQHTDSFQAALGSLPVDKAQELQAVLGLS from the exons ATGGAGCCAGCCGGGCTAGAGCGGCTCCTACGGGAGCTGCTGCTACCGGACACCGAGCGCATCCGTCGG GCCACGGAACAGCTCCAGATCGTTCTTCGGGCCCCCGCCGCTTTGCCGGCTCTCTGCGACCTGCTAGCCTCGGCGGCCGACCCCCAG ATCCGCCAGTTTGCGGCCGTGCTGACCCGCAGACGACTGAACACCCGCTGGCGACGGCTGGCGGCGGAGCAACGGGAGAG CCTCAAGTCCCTGATCCTGACGGCCCTGCAGAGAGAAACAGA GCACTGTGTGAGCCTCAGCCTGGCCCAGCTCTCAGCCACCATTTTTCGAAAGGAAGGCCTGGAGGCCTGGCCACAGCTTTTGCAGCTGCTTCAGCACAGTACCCACAGCCCCCACAGCCCAGAGAGAGAG ATGGGGCTTTTGCTGCTAAGTGTGGTGGTGACCTCCCGGCCCGAGGCCTTCCAACCCCACCACCGGGAGCTTCTTCGGCTTCTGAATGAGACTCTTGGTGAGGTGGGCTCTCCTGGGCTGCTCTTCTACTCCCTGCGCACTCTGACCACCATGGCTCCCTACCTCAGCACTGAAGATGTG CCTCTCGCTCGGATGTTGGTGCCCAAGCTGATCATGGCCGTGCAGACTCTGATCCCCATAGATGAG GCAAAGGCCTGTGAGGCCCTTGAGGCTTTGGATGAACTGTTGGAGTCAGAGGTGCCGGTCATCACCCCCTACCTCTCTGAAGTCCTCACATTCTGCCTGGAG GTGGCTAGAAATGTGGCCCTGGGCAATGCGGTACGCGTACGTATTCTCTGCTGCCTCGCTTTCTTGGTCAAAGTCAAGAGCAAG GCCTTACTGAAGAATCATCTCCTGCCACCCTTGCTGCACACCCTTTTCCCCATTATGGCTGCTGAGCCCCCACCAGGCCAGTTGGATCCCGAGGACCAGGATTCAGAAGAGGAAGAGTTGGAGATTGAGCTGATGGGGGAGACTCCCAAGCATTTCGCTGTACAA GTTGTGGACATGCTGGCACTACACCTGCCCCCCGAGAAGCTCTGTCCCCAGCTG ATGCCCATGTTGGAAGAGGCTTTGCGGAGCGAGAGCCCATACCAGCGCAAAGCTGGACTCCTGGTGCTGGCCGTGCTGTCTGACGGAGCTGGCAACCACATCAGGCAGAG ACTGCTGCCCCCACTGCTGCAGATTGTGTGCAAGGGCCTGGAGGACCCCTCGCAAGTTGTACGCAATGCTGCGCTGTTTGCCCTGGGCCAGTTCTCAGAAAACCTACAG ccccatatCAGCAGCTATTCAAGGGAGGTGGTGCCACTGCTCCTCGCCTACTTGAAGTCGGTGCCTCTTGGACACACACACCACCTAACCAAGGCCTGCTATGCCCTGGAGAATTTTGTGGAGAACCTAG GGCCCAAAGTGCAGCCCTACCTTCCGGAGCTCATGGAATGCATGCTGCAGCTTCTGAGGAACCCCAGCAGTCCCCGGGCCAAGGAGCTGGCTGTGAGCGCCCTGGGAGCCATTG CTACGGCTGCCCAGGCCTCGCTGCTGCCCTACTTCCCTGCCATCATGGAGCACCTGCGGGAATTCCTGTTAACAGGCCGTGAGGACCTTCAGCCTGTGCAGATCCAGAGCCTGG AGACACTGGGGGTGCTGGCACGAGCAGTGGGGGAGCCCATGAGGCCGCTGGCTGAGGAATGCTGCCAGCTGGGTCTGGGCCTCTGCGACCAGGTAGACGACCCTGACTTGCGGCGCTGCAC GTACAGCCTATTTGCAGCCTTATCGGGTCTGATGGGTGAGGGCCTGGCGCCCCACTTGGAACAGATCACCACGCTCATGCTGCTGTCACTGCGTTCCACCGAGGGCATTGTG cctcagtATGACGGGAGCAGCTCCTTCCTTCTGTTTGACGATGAGAGTgatggggaagaagaggaggactCAGAGATCTCAGG GTACAGCGTGGAGAATGCCTTCTTCGATGAGAAGGAAGACACCTGTGCTGCCGTGGGGGAGATCTCTGTGAACACCAG TGTGGCCTTCCTTCCATACATGGAAAGTGTCTTTGAAGAAGTATTTAAACTGCTGGAG TGCCCTCACCTGAATGTGCGGAAGGCAGCCCATGAGGCTCTGGGTCAGTTTTGCTGTGCACTGCACAAGGCCTGTCAAAGCTGCCCCTCGGAACCCAACACTGCTG CTTTGCAGGCTGCCCTGGCCCGAGTGGTGCCATCCTACATGCAGGCAGTGAACAGGGAGCGGGAACGCCAGGTGGTGATGGCCGTGCTGGAGGCCCTGACAGGGGTGCTCCGCAGCTGTGGGACCCTCACACTGAAGCCCCCTGGGCGCCTCGCTGAGCTCTGTGGCGTGCTCAAGGCTGTGCTGCAGAGGAAG GCTGAATACGACGCCATGTTGCTGGAGCACGCTGGAGAGGCCATCCCTGCCCTGGCAGCCGCGGCTGGGGGAGACTCCTTTGCCCCATTCTTTGCTGGTTTCCTGCCATTATTGGTGTGCAAGACA AAACAGGGCTGCACAGTGGCAGAGAAGTCCTTTGCAGTGGGGACCTTGGCAGAGACTATTCAGGGCCTGGGTGCTGCCTCAGCCCAGTTTGTGTCTCGGCTGCTCCCTGTGCTGTTGAGCACCGCCCGAGAGGCAGACCCCGAGGTGCGAAGCAATGCCATCTTTGGGATGGGCGTGCTGGCAGAGCATGGGGGCCACCCTGCCCAGGA ACACTTCCCCAAGCTGCTGGGGCTCCTTTTTCCCCTCCTGGCGCGGGAGCGACATGATCGTGTCCGTGACAACATCTGTGGGGCACTTGCCCGCCTGTTGATGGCCAGTCCCACCAGGAAACCAGAGCCCCAG GTGCTGGCTGCCCTACTGCATGCCCTGCCACTGAAGGAGGACTTGGAGGAGTGGGTCACCATTGGGCGCCTCTTCAACTTCCTGTACCAGAGCAGCCCTGACCAG GTTATAGATGTGGCTCCCGAGCTTCTGCGTATCTGCAGCCTCATTCTGGCTGACAACAAGATCCCACCAG ACACCAAGGCCGCACTGTTGCTGCTCCTGACGTTCCTGGCCAAACAGCACACCGACAGCTTTCAAGCAGCTCTGGGCTCACTGCCTGTTGACAAGGCTCAGGAGCTCCAGGCTGTACTGGGCCTCTCCTAG
- the IPO4 gene encoding importin-4 isoform X6 — protein sequence MEPAGLERLLRELLLPDTERIRRATEQLQIVLRAPAALPALCDLLASAADPQIRQFAAVLTRRRLNTRWRRLAAEQRESLKSLILTALQRETEHCVSLSLAQLSATIFRKEGLEAWPQLLQLLQHSTHSPHSPEREMGLLLLSVVVTSRPEAFQPHHRELLRLLNETLGEVGSPGLLFYSLRTLTTMAPYLSTEDVPLARMLVPKLIMAVQTLIPIDEAKACEALEALDELLESEVPVITPYLSEVLTFCLEVARNVALGNAVRVRILCCLAFLVKVKSKALLKNHLLPPLLHTLFPIMAAEPPPGQLDPEDQDSEEEELEIELMGETPKHFAVQVVDMLALHLPPEKLCPQLMPMLEEALRSESPYQRKAGLLVLAVLSDGAGNHIRQRLLPPLLQIVCKGLEDPSQVVRNAALFALGQFSENLQPHISSYSREVVPLLLAYLKSVPLGHTHHLTKACYALENFVENLGPKVQPYLPELMECMLQLLRNPSSPRAKELAVSALGAIATAAQASLLPYFPAIMEHLREFLLTGREDLQPVQIQSLETLGVLARAVGEPMRPLAEECCQLGLGLCDQVDDPDLRRCTYSLFAALSGLMGEGLAPHLEQITTLMLLSLRSTEGIVPQYDGSSSFLLFDDESDGEEEEDSEISGYSVENAFFDEKEDTCAAVGEISVNTSVAFLPYMESVFEEVFKLLECPHLNVRKAAHEALGQFCCALHKACQSCPSEPNTAALQAALARVVPSYMQAVNRERERQVVMAVLEALTGVLRSCGTLTLKPPGRLAELCGVLKAVLQRKTACQDTDEEEEEEDDDQVLAALLHALPLKEDLEEWVTIGRLFNFLYQSSPDQVIDVAPELLRICSLILADNKIPPDTKAALLLLLTFLAKQHTDSFQAALGSLPVDKAQELQAVLGLS from the exons ATGGAGCCAGCCGGGCTAGAGCGGCTCCTACGGGAGCTGCTGCTACCGGACACCGAGCGCATCCGTCGG GCCACGGAACAGCTCCAGATCGTTCTTCGGGCCCCCGCCGCTTTGCCGGCTCTCTGCGACCTGCTAGCCTCGGCGGCCGACCCCCAG ATCCGCCAGTTTGCGGCCGTGCTGACCCGCAGACGACTGAACACCCGCTGGCGACGGCTGGCGGCGGAGCAACGGGAGAG CCTCAAGTCCCTGATCCTGACGGCCCTGCAGAGAGAAACAGA GCACTGTGTGAGCCTCAGCCTGGCCCAGCTCTCAGCCACCATTTTTCGAAAGGAAGGCCTGGAGGCCTGGCCACAGCTTTTGCAGCTGCTTCAGCACAGTACCCACAGCCCCCACAGCCCAGAGAGAGAG ATGGGGCTTTTGCTGCTAAGTGTGGTGGTGACCTCCCGGCCCGAGGCCTTCCAACCCCACCACCGGGAGCTTCTTCGGCTTCTGAATGAGACTCTTGGTGAGGTGGGCTCTCCTGGGCTGCTCTTCTACTCCCTGCGCACTCTGACCACCATGGCTCCCTACCTCAGCACTGAAGATGTG CCTCTCGCTCGGATGTTGGTGCCCAAGCTGATCATGGCCGTGCAGACTCTGATCCCCATAGATGAG GCAAAGGCCTGTGAGGCCCTTGAGGCTTTGGATGAACTGTTGGAGTCAGAGGTGCCGGTCATCACCCCCTACCTCTCTGAAGTCCTCACATTCTGCCTGGAG GTGGCTAGAAATGTGGCCCTGGGCAATGCGGTACGCGTACGTATTCTCTGCTGCCTCGCTTTCTTGGTCAAAGTCAAGAGCAAG GCCTTACTGAAGAATCATCTCCTGCCACCCTTGCTGCACACCCTTTTCCCCATTATGGCTGCTGAGCCCCCACCAGGCCAGTTGGATCCCGAGGACCAGGATTCAGAAGAGGAAGAGTTGGAGATTGAGCTGATGGGGGAGACTCCCAAGCATTTCGCTGTACAA GTTGTGGACATGCTGGCACTACACCTGCCCCCCGAGAAGCTCTGTCCCCAGCTG ATGCCCATGTTGGAAGAGGCTTTGCGGAGCGAGAGCCCATACCAGCGCAAAGCTGGACTCCTGGTGCTGGCCGTGCTGTCTGACGGAGCTGGCAACCACATCAGGCAGAG ACTGCTGCCCCCACTGCTGCAGATTGTGTGCAAGGGCCTGGAGGACCCCTCGCAAGTTGTACGCAATGCTGCGCTGTTTGCCCTGGGCCAGTTCTCAGAAAACCTACAG ccccatatCAGCAGCTATTCAAGGGAGGTGGTGCCACTGCTCCTCGCCTACTTGAAGTCGGTGCCTCTTGGACACACACACCACCTAACCAAGGCCTGCTATGCCCTGGAGAATTTTGTGGAGAACCTAG GGCCCAAAGTGCAGCCCTACCTTCCGGAGCTCATGGAATGCATGCTGCAGCTTCTGAGGAACCCCAGCAGTCCCCGGGCCAAGGAGCTGGCTGTGAGCGCCCTGGGAGCCATTG CTACGGCTGCCCAGGCCTCGCTGCTGCCCTACTTCCCTGCCATCATGGAGCACCTGCGGGAATTCCTGTTAACAGGCCGTGAGGACCTTCAGCCTGTGCAGATCCAGAGCCTGG AGACACTGGGGGTGCTGGCACGAGCAGTGGGGGAGCCCATGAGGCCGCTGGCTGAGGAATGCTGCCAGCTGGGTCTGGGCCTCTGCGACCAGGTAGACGACCCTGACTTGCGGCGCTGCAC GTACAGCCTATTTGCAGCCTTATCGGGTCTGATGGGTGAGGGCCTGGCGCCCCACTTGGAACAGATCACCACGCTCATGCTGCTGTCACTGCGTTCCACCGAGGGCATTGTG cctcagtATGACGGGAGCAGCTCCTTCCTTCTGTTTGACGATGAGAGTgatggggaagaagaggaggactCAGAGATCTCAGG GTACAGCGTGGAGAATGCCTTCTTCGATGAGAAGGAAGACACCTGTGCTGCCGTGGGGGAGATCTCTGTGAACACCAG TGTGGCCTTCCTTCCATACATGGAAAGTGTCTTTGAAGAAGTATTTAAACTGCTGGAG TGCCCTCACCTGAATGTGCGGAAGGCAGCCCATGAGGCTCTGGGTCAGTTTTGCTGTGCACTGCACAAGGCCTGTCAAAGCTGCCCCTCGGAACCCAACACTGCTG CTTTGCAGGCTGCCCTGGCCCGAGTGGTGCCATCCTACATGCAGGCAGTGAACAGGGAGCGGGAACGCCAGGTGGTGATGGCCGTGCTGGAGGCCCTGACAGGGGTGCTCCGCAGCTGTGGGACCCTCACACTGAAGCCCCCTGGGCGCCTCGCTGAGCTCTGTGGCGTGCTCAAGGCTGTGCTGCAGAGGAAG ACAGCCTGTCAGGATACTgacgaggaggaggaagaggaagatgatGATCAG GTGCTGGCTGCCCTACTGCATGCCCTGCCACTGAAGGAGGACTTGGAGGAGTGGGTCACCATTGGGCGCCTCTTCAACTTCCTGTACCAGAGCAGCCCTGACCAG GTTATAGATGTGGCTCCCGAGCTTCTGCGTATCTGCAGCCTCATTCTGGCTGACAACAAGATCCCACCAG ACACCAAGGCCGCACTGTTGCTGCTCCTGACGTTCCTGGCCAAACAGCACACCGACAGCTTTCAAGCAGCTCTGGGCTCACTGCCTGTTGACAAGGCTCAGGAGCTCCAGGCTGTACTGGGCCTCTCCTAG
- the IPO4 gene encoding importin-4 isoform X3, which produces MEPAGLERLLRELLLPDTERIRRATEQLQIVLRAPAALPALCDLLASAADPQIRQFAAVLTRRRLNTRWRRLAAEQRESLKSLILTALQRETEHCVSLSLAQLSATIFRKEGLEAWPQLLQLLQHSTHSPHSPEREMGLLLLSVVVTSRPEAFQPHHRELLRLLNETLGEVGSPGLLFYSLRTLTTMAPYLSTEDVPLARMLVPKLIMAVQTLIPIDEAKACEALEALDELLESEVPVITPYLSEVLTFCLEVARNVALGNAVRVRILCCLAFLVKVKSKALLKNHLLPPLLHTLFPIMAAEPPPGQLDPEDQDSEEEELEIELMGETPKHFAVQVVDMLALHLPPEKLCPQLMPMLEEALRSESPYQRKAGLLVLAVLSDGAGNHIRQRLLPPLLQIVCKGLEDPSQVVRNAALFALGQFSENLQPHISSYSREVVPLLLAYLKSVPLGHTHHLTKACYALENFVENLGPKVQPYLPELMECMLQLLRNPSSPRAKELAVSALGAIATAAQASLLPYFPAIMEHLREFLLTGREDLQPVQIQSLETLGVLARAVGEPMRPLAEECCQLGLGLCDQVDDPDLRRCTYSLFAALSGLMGEGLAPHLEQITTLMLLSLRSTEGIVPQYDGSSSFLLFDDESDGEEEEDSEISGYSVENAFFDEKEDTCAAVGEISVNTSVAFLPYMESVFEEVFKLLECPHLNVRKAAHEALGQFCCALHKACQSCPSEPNTAALQAALARVVPSYMQAVNRERERQVVMAVLEALTGVLRSCGTLTLKPPGRLAELCGVLKAVLQRKTACQDTDEEEEEEDDDQAEYDAMLLEHAGEAIPALAAAAGGDSFAPFFAGFLPLLVCKTKQGCTVAEKSFAVGTLAETIQGLGAASAQFVSRLLPVLLSTAREADPEVRSNAIFGMGVLAEHGGHPAQEHFPKLLGLLFPLLARERHDRVRDNICGALARLLMASPTRKPEPQVLAALLHALPLKEDLEEWVTIGRLFNFLYQSSPDQVIDVAPELLRICSLILADNKIPPDTKAALLLLLTFLAKQHTDSFQAALGSLPVDKAQELQAVLGLS; this is translated from the exons ATGGAGCCAGCCGGGCTAGAGCGGCTCCTACGGGAGCTGCTGCTACCGGACACCGAGCGCATCCGTCGG GCCACGGAACAGCTCCAGATCGTTCTTCGGGCCCCCGCCGCTTTGCCGGCTCTCTGCGACCTGCTAGCCTCGGCGGCCGACCCCCAG ATCCGCCAGTTTGCGGCCGTGCTGACCCGCAGACGACTGAACACCCGCTGGCGACGGCTGGCGGCGGAGCAACGGGAGAG CCTCAAGTCCCTGATCCTGACGGCCCTGCAGAGAGAAACAGA GCACTGTGTGAGCCTCAGCCTGGCCCAGCTCTCAGCCACCATTTTTCGAAAGGAAGGCCTGGAGGCCTGGCCACAGCTTTTGCAGCTGCTTCAGCACAGTACCCACAGCCCCCACAGCCCAGAGAGAGAG ATGGGGCTTTTGCTGCTAAGTGTGGTGGTGACCTCCCGGCCCGAGGCCTTCCAACCCCACCACCGGGAGCTTCTTCGGCTTCTGAATGAGACTCTTGGTGAGGTGGGCTCTCCTGGGCTGCTCTTCTACTCCCTGCGCACTCTGACCACCATGGCTCCCTACCTCAGCACTGAAGATGTG CCTCTCGCTCGGATGTTGGTGCCCAAGCTGATCATGGCCGTGCAGACTCTGATCCCCATAGATGAG GCAAAGGCCTGTGAGGCCCTTGAGGCTTTGGATGAACTGTTGGAGTCAGAGGTGCCGGTCATCACCCCCTACCTCTCTGAAGTCCTCACATTCTGCCTGGAG GTGGCTAGAAATGTGGCCCTGGGCAATGCGGTACGCGTACGTATTCTCTGCTGCCTCGCTTTCTTGGTCAAAGTCAAGAGCAAG GCCTTACTGAAGAATCATCTCCTGCCACCCTTGCTGCACACCCTTTTCCCCATTATGGCTGCTGAGCCCCCACCAGGCCAGTTGGATCCCGAGGACCAGGATTCAGAAGAGGAAGAGTTGGAGATTGAGCTGATGGGGGAGACTCCCAAGCATTTCGCTGTACAA GTTGTGGACATGCTGGCACTACACCTGCCCCCCGAGAAGCTCTGTCCCCAGCTG ATGCCCATGTTGGAAGAGGCTTTGCGGAGCGAGAGCCCATACCAGCGCAAAGCTGGACTCCTGGTGCTGGCCGTGCTGTCTGACGGAGCTGGCAACCACATCAGGCAGAG ACTGCTGCCCCCACTGCTGCAGATTGTGTGCAAGGGCCTGGAGGACCCCTCGCAAGTTGTACGCAATGCTGCGCTGTTTGCCCTGGGCCAGTTCTCAGAAAACCTACAG ccccatatCAGCAGCTATTCAAGGGAGGTGGTGCCACTGCTCCTCGCCTACTTGAAGTCGGTGCCTCTTGGACACACACACCACCTAACCAAGGCCTGCTATGCCCTGGAGAATTTTGTGGAGAACCTAG GGCCCAAAGTGCAGCCCTACCTTCCGGAGCTCATGGAATGCATGCTGCAGCTTCTGAGGAACCCCAGCAGTCCCCGGGCCAAGGAGCTGGCTGTGAGCGCCCTGGGAGCCATTG CTACGGCTGCCCAGGCCTCGCTGCTGCCCTACTTCCCTGCCATCATGGAGCACCTGCGGGAATTCCTGTTAACAGGCCGTGAGGACCTTCAGCCTGTGCAGATCCAGAGCCTGG AGACACTGGGGGTGCTGGCACGAGCAGTGGGGGAGCCCATGAGGCCGCTGGCTGAGGAATGCTGCCAGCTGGGTCTGGGCCTCTGCGACCAGGTAGACGACCCTGACTTGCGGCGCTGCAC GTACAGCCTATTTGCAGCCTTATCGGGTCTGATGGGTGAGGGCCTGGCGCCCCACTTGGAACAGATCACCACGCTCATGCTGCTGTCACTGCGTTCCACCGAGGGCATTGTG cctcagtATGACGGGAGCAGCTCCTTCCTTCTGTTTGACGATGAGAGTgatggggaagaagaggaggactCAGAGATCTCAGG GTACAGCGTGGAGAATGCCTTCTTCGATGAGAAGGAAGACACCTGTGCTGCCGTGGGGGAGATCTCTGTGAACACCAG TGTGGCCTTCCTTCCATACATGGAAAGTGTCTTTGAAGAAGTATTTAAACTGCTGGAG TGCCCTCACCTGAATGTGCGGAAGGCAGCCCATGAGGCTCTGGGTCAGTTTTGCTGTGCACTGCACAAGGCCTGTCAAAGCTGCCCCTCGGAACCCAACACTGCTG CTTTGCAGGCTGCCCTGGCCCGAGTGGTGCCATCCTACATGCAGGCAGTGAACAGGGAGCGGGAACGCCAGGTGGTGATGGCCGTGCTGGAGGCCCTGACAGGGGTGCTCCGCAGCTGTGGGACCCTCACACTGAAGCCCCCTGGGCGCCTCGCTGAGCTCTGTGGCGTGCTCAAGGCTGTGCTGCAGAGGAAG ACAGCCTGTCAGGATACTgacgaggaggaggaagaggaagatgatGATCAG GCTGAATACGACGCCATGTTGCTGGAGCACGCTGGAGAGGCCATCCCTGCCCTGGCAGCCGCGGCTGGGGGAGACTCCTTTGCCCCATTCTTTGCTGGTTTCCTGCCATTATTGGTGTGCAAGACA AAACAGGGCTGCACAGTGGCAGAGAAGTCCTTTGCAGTGGGGACCTTGGCAGAGACTATTCAGGGCCTGGGTGCTGCCTCAGCCCAGTTTGTGTCTCGGCTGCTCCCTGTGCTGTTGAGCACCGCCCGAGAGGCAGACCCCGAGGTGCGAAGCAATGCCATCTTTGGGATGGGCGTGCTGGCAGAGCATGGGGGCCACCCTGCCCAGGA ACACTTCCCCAAGCTGCTGGGGCTCCTTTTTCCCCTCCTGGCGCGGGAGCGACATGATCGTGTCCGTGACAACATCTGTGGGGCACTTGCCCGCCTGTTGATGGCCAGTCCCACCAGGAAACCAGAGCCCCAG GTGCTGGCTGCCCTACTGCATGCCCTGCCACTGAAGGAGGACTTGGAGGAGTGGGTCACCATTGGGCGCCTCTTCAACTTCCTGTACCAGAGCAGCCCTGACCAG GTTATAGATGTGGCTCCCGAGCTTCTGCGTATCTGCAGCCTCATTCTGGCTGACAACAAGATCCCACCAG ACACCAAGGCCGCACTGTTGCTGCTCCTGACGTTCCTGGCCAAACAGCACACCGACAGCTTTCAAGCAGCTCTGGGCTCACTGCCTGTTGACAAGGCTCAGGAGCTCCAGGCTGTACTGGGCCTCTCCTAG